Proteins from a genomic interval of Musa acuminata AAA Group cultivar baxijiao chromosome BXJ1-9, Cavendish_Baxijiao_AAA, whole genome shotgun sequence:
- the LOC103997173 gene encoding probable protein phosphatase 2C 33, translating to MGSCLSSDGRSSDSRPSSPATGARRHRRGPRKRPRGLSEEEQQLHGIPGRMFLNGASSAASLFTQQGKKGTNQDAMIVWENFGNRSDTVFCGVFDGHGPNGHMVARKVRDILPLKLCASWEANTGNDEVIENNIGNPGSVISEETSSVFLNEESRALTGFEETDKDSETLTTLEDSFLKAFRVVDKELRLHPDIECIYSGTTAVTLVKQGQDLVIGNVGDSRAVLGTRDHNNSLIPVQLTVDLKPNLPREAERIRRCRGRVFALRDEPEVARVWLPNIDSPGLAMARALGDFCLKKFGLISVPEITYRRVTEKDEFIVLATDGVWDVLSNQEVVEIVDSAPTRSSAARYLVETAVRAWRIKYPTSKIDDCAVVCLFLDVESSNGSSIERTNEGDGPLDGMELAGSTSLDQSSTLGACTEIQQDKEAQEKDN from the exons ATGGGTTCCTGTCTGTCGTCGGATGGCCGGAGCAGCGACTCTCGACCGTCGTCCCCGGCGACAGGGGCCAGACGGCATCGGAGGGGCCCGAGGAAGCGGCCGCGTGGCTTGTCGGAGGAGGAGCAGCAACTCCATGGGATTCCCGGGAGGATGTTCCTCAATGGCGCATCCAGTGCCGCGTCTCTGTTCACCCAGCAGGGCAAGAAGGGGACCAATCAGGACGCCATGATCGTGTGGGAG AATTTTGGCAATAGAAGTGACACTGTTTTTTGTGGAGTTTTTGATGGTCATGGTCCAAACGGCCACATGGTGGCAAGGAAAGTGAGAGATATTCTCCCTCTAAAGCTGTGTGCCAGTTGGGAAGCAAATACAGGAAATGATGAGGTCATAGAGAACAATATCGGCAATCCTGGTAGCGTGATTTCAGAGGAAACATCATCTGTGTTCCTCAATGAAGAATCCAGAGCTCTCACTGGTTTTGAAGAAACGGACAAGGATTCAGAAACCTTGACAACATTGGAAGACTCGTTCTTAAAAGCTTTTAGGGTAGTGGATAAAGAATTGAGATTGCATCCTGATATTGAGTGCATTTATAGTGGGACAACAGCAGTCACTTTGGTCAAGCAG GGCCAAGATCTTGTCATTGGAAATGTTGGAGACTCAAGAGCAGTACTGGGCACTAGAGATCATAATAACTCCTTGATTCCAGTTCAGTTGACTGTGGACCTCAAACCAAATCTTCCCA GGGAAGCGGAAAGAATTAGGCGTTGTAGGGGCCGTGTCTTTGCTCTCCGGGATGAGCCGGAGGTGGCTCGGGTTTGGCTCCCTAATATCGATTCCCCAGGCTTAGCCATGGCACGAGCTCTCGGTGATTTTTGTTTGAAAAAATTTGGCCTGATTTCTGTGCCTGAGATTACATATAGACGTGTCACTGAAAAAGATGAGTTTATCGTCTTGGCCACCGATGGG GTCTGGGATGTATTATCCAATCAAGAGGTGGTAGAGATTGTTGATTCTGCTCCTACAAGGTCCTCTGCAGCTCGATATCTTGTTGAAACAGCAGTCAGAGCCTGGAGGATCAAGTATCCTACGTCAAAGATAGATGACTGTGCTGTGGTCTGCCTCTTCCTTGATGTAGAATCATCTAATGGTTCCTCCATTGAACGGACAAATGAAGGCGATGGGCCACTGGATGGCATGGAACTTGCAGGGTCAACTTCTTTGGACCAATCTAGCACACTCGGAGCTTGCACTGAGATTCAGCAGGATAAGGAAGCTCAAGAAAAAGACAACTAG
- the LOC135592639 gene encoding protein ANTAGONIST OF LIKE HETEROCHROMATIN PROTEIN 1-like: MAPPKKSKKPKRKAKDPSKLGDRSNAAHVELKAGDTEWWYTFWHKNGGSPGIAIPSDEDEAFKYFFRVSKKTFEYICSLVRQDLVSRPPSGLINIEGRLLSVEKQVAIAMRRLASGESQVSVGAAFGVGQSTVSQVTWRFIESMEERARHHLRWPDADRIEQIKTKLETAFGLPNCCGAVDATHIIMTLPAVESSDDWCDQESNYSMFLQGIVDHELRFLDIVTGWPGSMTISRLLKCSGFFKLCESGRRLNGPIKMSSEKAEIREFIVGDATYPLLPWLMTPYEGKNLSSSMIGFNAKQKAARLLAARALSQLKGGWRILHKVMWRPDKHKLPSIILVCCLLHNIIIDTGDELNADVALSNHHDAGYKEQSSQQVDPQGKAMRETLTRHSSCDDVSC; the protein is encoded by the exons ATGGCGCCTCCGAAGAAATCCAAGAAACCCAAACGCAAGGCGAAGGATCCATCGAAGCTCGGCGACAGATCCAACGCCGCTCATGTGGAGCTCAAGGCCGGGGACACAGAGTGGTGGTACACCTTCTGGCACAAGAACGGTGGCTCGCCCG GGATCGCTATTCCTTCTGATGAAGACGAAGCTTTCAAGTATTTCTTTCGGGTGTCAAAGAAGACTTTTGAGTACATATGTTCACTTGTGAGACAGGATCTGGTTTCAAGGCCTCCTTCAGGTCTTATAAATATTGAAGGGAGGCTTCTAAGCGTCGAGAAGCAAGTTGCCATTGCAATGAGAAGATTAGCATCTGGTGAATCCCAAGTATCAGTTGGTGCCGCCTTTGGAGTTGGACAATCTACTGTTTCTCAAGTCACATGGAGATTTATCGAGTCCATGGAAGAGCGAGCCAGACATCATCTCAGGTGGCCTGATGCAGACAGGATAGAGCAGATCAAAACCAAATTGGAGACAGCCTTTGGATTGCCTAACTGCTGTGGAGCCGTAGATGCAACCCATATTATAATGACGCTTCCTGCAGTGGAATCGTCAGATGATTGGTGCGACCAAGAGAGCAATTACAGCATGTTCTTGCAAGGAATCGTGGACCATGAACTGAGATTCCTTGACATTGTGACCGGTTGGCCTGGAAGCATGACTATTTCCCGCCTATTGAAGTGCTCAGGTTTTTTTAAACTCTGTGAGAGTGGGAGGCGGCTAAACGGTCCTATTAAAATGTCTTCAGAGAAGGCAGAGATCAGAGAATTCATCGTAGGAGATGCAACCTACCCCCTTCTTCCATGGCTCATGACTCCATACGAGGGCAAAAACTTGTCCTCTTCAATGATCGGCTTCAATGCCAAACAAAAGGCTGCAAGGTTGCTTGCAGCGAGGGCGTTGTCTCAATTAAAGGGTGGCTGGAGGATCCTACACAAAGTCATGTGGAGACCAGATAAGCACAAGTTACCTAGCATTATACTCGTGTGCTGTCTGCTTCATAACATTATCATTGACACCGGCGATGAGTTAAATGCGGATGTTGCTTTATCGAACCATCATGATGCTGGTTACAAAGAGCAAAGCTCTCAGCAGGTGGATCCCCAAGGTAAGGCTATGAGAGAGACCCTAACCAGACATTCGTCGTGTGATGACGTGTCGTGTTGA
- the LOC103997174 gene encoding serine carboxypeptidase 1 — protein sequence MANSTSRRCVLELGLLLLSGGFYLSSSAPEDARVTYLPGFNGTFPSAHYAGFVTVDEDHGRKLFYYFVVSERSPSKDPVVLWLNGGPGCSSFDGFVYEHGPFNFQSGVASGSLPQLHLNPYSWSKVSNIIYLDSPAGVGMSYSTDQSDYNTGDLKTASDSHTFLLKWFREYPEFLENPFYISGESYAGVYVPTLASEVVQGIKSGMMPTLNFKGYMVGNGVTDEAFDGDALVPFAYGMGLISTNLFQEVNTACKGSYWNPENEICETKLEKVDKALEDLNIYDILEPCYHRPEIRKVTLRHNKLPSSFRRLGETNRPLPVRKRIFGRSWPLRAPVREGHVPTWPELGSSVPCMDDEVATSWLNNEAVRSAIHAQPASVVGPWELCTDNIYFQHDAGSMIKYHRNLTYGGYCALIFSGDHDMCVPYTGSQAWTRSLGYQVLDEWRPWYFDKQVAGYTQGYEHNLTFLTIKGSGHTVPEYKPREALAFYARWLAGGSI from the exons ATGGCCAATTCTACCTCTCGCCGATGTGTTCTCGAGCTGGGGCTGCTGCTCCTCAGCGGTGGCTTCTACTTGTCCTCGTCGGCCCCCGAGGATGCTCGCGTCACTTACTTGCCAGGATTCAATGGAACGTTCCCATCGGCTCACTATGCCGG ATTTGTGACTGTAGATGAGGACCATGGGAGGAAGCTCTTCTACTACTTCGTGGTCTCCGAGAGAAGCCCCTCCAAGGATCCGGTGGTGCTCTGGCTTAATGGCGGACCGGGATGCTCCAGCTTCGACGGCTTCGTTTATGAGCATG GTCCATTCAATTTTCAATCGGGGGTGGCGAGTGGGAGCCTTCCACAGCTGCATCTTAATCCTTATAGTTGGTCGAAG GTCTCTAACATCATCTATTTGGACTCTCCGGCTGGAGTAGGAATGTCATACTCGACGGATCAGTCGGACTACAATACTGGGGATCTGAAGACAGCTTCTGATTCACACACCTTCCTTTTGAAG TGGTTTAGGGAATATCCAGAGTTCCTTGAAAATCCATTTTACATTTCTGGAGAGTCGTATGCTGGAGTTTACGTTCCAACTCTTGCTTCTGAAGTTGTTCAAG GAATTAAATCTGGCATGATGCCTACTCTGAATTTCAAG GGCTATATGGTTGGAAATGGTGTCACTGATGAGGCATTTGATGGTGATGCTCTTGTACCATTTGCATATGGAATGGGTCTTATATCAACCAACTTGTTTCAG GAGGTTAATACTGCTTGTAAGGGAAGCTACTGGAATCCAGAAAATGAAATCTGTGAAACCAAGCTAGAAAAAGTTGATAag GCACTTGAGGACCTCAACATTTATGATATCCTTGAACCATGCTACCATAGGCCTGAAATCAGGAAAGTTACCCTTCGTCATAACAAGTTGCCATCAAGTTTCAGAAGATTGGGGGAGACCAATCGACCACTGCCTGTTCGAAAAAGAATTTTTGGTCGTTCTTGGCCTCTGAGAGCTCCAGTAAGAGAGGGACATGTCCCGACATGGCCAGAACTTGGTAGTTCAGTTCCTTGTATG GATGATGAAGTTGCAACTTCATGGCTGAACAATGAAGCAGTGAGATCTGCAATACATGCTCAACCG gcAAGTGTCGTGGGCCCATGGGAGTTGTGTACAGATAATATTTACTTCCAGCATGATGCTGGAAGTATGATCAAGTATCACAGAAACCTTACATATGGTGGTTACTGTGCACTCATATTCAG TGGCGACCATGATATGTGTGTACCTTACACTGGTAGCCAAGCATGGACTCGGTCACTGGGATATCAAGTCCTAGATGAGTGGAGACCTTGGTATTTCGATAAACAAGTTGCTGG ATACACCCAAGGCTACGAGCATAATCTTACCTTTCTTACCATAAAG GGTTCTGGTCATACTGTTCCTGAATACAAGCCGAGAGAGGCATTGGCCTTCTACGCACGTTGGTTGGCAGGCGGAAGTATTTGA